From the Chitinolyticbacter meiyuanensis genome, one window contains:
- a CDS encoding RHS repeat-associated core domain-containing protein, with amino-acid sequence MDTIKVTYNLRFPGQYFDKESGRHYNYFRDYDPRIGRYIQSPSRKDVVTMR; translated from the coding sequence GTGGACACCATCAAGGTGACCTACAACCTGCGGTTCCCGGGCCAGTATTTCGACAAAGAGAGCGGCCGGCACTACAACTACTTCCGGGATTACGATCCACGCATTGGGCGGTATATCCAGAGCCCAAGCCGAAAAGACGTGGTTACAATGCGTTGA
- a CDS encoding RHS repeat protein, with the protein MAQLADSKPDGLRAAYVLNPPAQVDYFRVERSDGSSVAFDSSGNPLNASSAGQYRLTIQADGYTLHDGHAVERYDAAGRIMTRTDSNGRVLNFSYSSLGLLDQVQDGLGRKLQFAYSSSRLTAVIANGVHWIKYAYNAQGMLASVTYPDQTTRQYHYEDPNPYLLTGITDEAGLRYATWRYNANGEAISSEHAGGIDKVTLAFSQSGTTRTTEETDPLGSVRRYRFTQSGKRWLLTGKDQPGGAGCDPASSALGYDTNGNIKTRTDFNGVTTSYVYELSRNLETSRTEAGGTPQARTITTSWHPTFRLPATITEPGRVTEFTYDPTKGLLTQKKVTADGVSRSESWSYFPNGLLQTATDARGKVTHYTYDAQGNLATVTDPVGLVTQFTSYDPHGNVLTQIAPNGVTTTFTYDLRQRLKTRTTGGELTQFAYKPTGLLEKVTFPDQSWLQYRYDPAHRLIGIDHSNGSRIDYSVIDNAGNIKREDRYDPAGVLAAAQQAATQAQSVPNSSVSQ; encoded by the coding sequence ATGGCGCAGCTTGCGGACTCCAAGCCGGACGGCCTGCGTGCTGCCTACGTGCTGAACCCACCAGCTCAGGTCGATTATTTTCGCGTGGAGCGTAGCGATGGCAGCAGTGTTGCGTTTGATTCATCTGGCAACCCGCTCAATGCCAGTAGTGCTGGCCAGTATCGGCTGACCATCCAGGCAGACGGGTATACCTTGCATGACGGGCACGCGGTCGAGCGTTACGACGCGGCCGGTCGCATCATGACGCGCACGGATAGCAACGGGCGCGTGCTGAACTTTAGTTACTCTAGTCTGGGGCTGCTTGACCAAGTCCAGGACGGTTTGGGCCGCAAGCTGCAATTTGCCTATTCCTCGTCCCGCTTGACTGCAGTGATCGCCAATGGGGTGCATTGGATCAAATATGCCTACAACGCGCAGGGCATGCTGGCATCCGTCACTTACCCCGACCAAACCACTCGCCAGTACCACTACGAAGACCCCAATCCCTATCTGCTGACCGGCATCACCGACGAAGCGGGCCTGCGTTATGCCACTTGGCGTTACAACGCCAATGGCGAAGCCATCTCCTCTGAGCACGCCGGTGGGATCGACAAGGTCACGTTGGCCTTCAGCCAAAGCGGCACCACCCGGACCACCGAAGAAACCGACCCGCTCGGCTCGGTGCGCCGCTATCGCTTTACCCAAAGCGGCAAACGCTGGTTGCTGACCGGCAAGGACCAACCCGGTGGCGCTGGTTGCGATCCAGCCAGCTCGGCGCTGGGCTACGACACCAACGGCAACATCAAGACCCGCACCGACTTCAATGGCGTCACCACCAGCTACGTCTACGAGCTGAGCCGCAACCTCGAAACAAGTCGCACCGAGGCCGGCGGCACGCCGCAGGCCCGCACCATCACCACCTCCTGGCACCCCACCTTCCGCCTGCCCGCCACGATTACCGAACCGGGCCGGGTTACCGAGTTCACCTACGACCCTACCAAGGGCCTGCTCACCCAGAAGAAGGTCACCGCCGACGGCGTCAGCCGCAGCGAATCGTGGAGCTACTTCCCCAACGGCCTGCTGCAGACCGCCACCGATGCCCGCGGCAAGGTGACCCACTATACCTACGACGCCCAGGGCAACCTGGCGACGGTGACCGATCCGGTCGGTCTGGTGACTCAGTTCACCAGCTATGACCCACACGGCAATGTGCTGACCCAGATCGCCCCCAATGGCGTGACCACGACCTTCACCTACGACCTACGACAACGGCTCAAGACCCGCACCACCGGCGGTGAACTGACCCAGTTCGCCTACAAGCCGACGGGCTTGCTGGAGAAGGTGACCTTCCCCGATCAGAGTTGGCTGCAGTACCGCTATGACCCGGCCCACCGCTTGATCGGCATCGATCACAGCAATGGCAGCCGCATTGATTATTCCGTGATCGATAACGCCGGCAACATCAAGCGGGAAGACCGCTACGACCCGGCTGGGGTGTTGGCCGCGGCGCAGCAGGCGGCAACCCAGGCACAAAGTGTTCCAAATTCGTCTGTTTCGCAATAA
- a CDS encoding RHS repeat protein: protein MTLSTFHRLLLAGLALGSSAVYAALPAHQSTVSTYYDYDALGRLERVYDAKGYQTTFTYDANGNRKTRKDALGRITSYSYDALNRLKTITNPDTGVITFSYDGRDNLVSVQDAEGFTTSYTYNGFDDLIRQVSPDSGTTTYVPEADGSLRSKTDARNKTATYTRDDLGRVKQIAFVDETHSFTYDTAANGNGLIASFSDASGTTSYGYNAQGRLALVNRSIGGIALNSQLGYNSAGQLSQITYPSGTLVNYSWSNGRISEVKVNGQVLLNNAQYGANGRLLGWTWANGKKRQHPGDNQGQIAGITTATQTYTYSYDAVGNLTKQDPGTTPAGVREYGYDSMDRLTLNNIGTSTSYGYQYDLNGNRTERRLGTAVTQLNHDPNSNRVLSQSGATTANYSYDAAGNMVNSGANVYNNAGRLTKTKVGTIWWQYSYNALGQRVKKSDGVNDTTLFTYDEAGQTVGEYDATGQRRTETVWLDNIPVAVIQGAGASPKLYYVWADHLNTPRQLTDPSANNKLVWEWTFGEAFGNWNVNEDPDADTIKVTYNLRFPGQYFDKEIGRHYNYFRDYDPRIGRYIQSDPIGLQGGINTYGYVGGRPLRYVDPTGQAAALAGPAAATGATVICLFTPGCKKLLEDTIRTTVKLCSEGVDKLRNVVFNNSGEDSTPVAPVPDATGGERVGKGPRIWNKPSDDPVGEANRDFDNKFPNGENVDNKGSGVRVGTLPDGKRVIVRPGSSDRSGNVPTIEIQNSSGSKALDKIRYPQL, encoded by the coding sequence ATGACGCTTTCCACCTTCCACCGCCTGTTGCTGGCCGGCCTGGCCCTGGGCAGCAGCGCGGTCTACGCCGCCCTGCCGGCCCACCAGTCCACCGTCAGCACCTACTACGACTACGACGCCCTCGGCCGTCTGGAACGGGTGTATGACGCCAAGGGCTACCAGACCACCTTCACCTACGACGCCAACGGCAACCGCAAGACCCGCAAGGATGCGCTGGGCCGCATCACCAGCTACAGCTACGACGCGCTCAACCGGCTCAAGACCATCACCAACCCGGATACCGGGGTGATCACCTTCAGCTATGACGGCCGCGACAACCTGGTCTCGGTCCAGGATGCCGAAGGCTTCACCACCAGCTACACCTACAACGGCTTCGACGACCTGATTCGCCAGGTCAGCCCGGATAGCGGTACCACTACGTATGTTCCTGAGGCAGACGGCTCACTGCGGAGCAAGACCGACGCCCGCAACAAGACCGCCACCTACACCCGGGATGACCTGGGGCGGGTGAAGCAGATCGCCTTCGTCGACGAAACCCACAGCTTCACCTACGACACCGCCGCCAATGGCAACGGCTTGATCGCCAGCTTCAGCGATGCCAGCGGCACTACCAGCTATGGCTACAACGCCCAGGGGCGGCTGGCACTGGTCAACCGCAGCATCGGCGGCATCGCCCTCAACAGCCAGCTCGGCTACAACAGTGCCGGCCAGCTGAGCCAGATCACCTATCCTTCCGGCACCCTCGTCAACTACAGCTGGAGCAATGGCCGGATCAGCGAGGTCAAGGTCAACGGCCAGGTGCTGCTGAACAACGCGCAATACGGCGCCAATGGCCGCCTGCTGGGCTGGACCTGGGCCAATGGCAAGAAACGCCAGCATCCTGGTGACAACCAGGGCCAGATTGCCGGCATCACCACCGCCACCCAGACCTACACCTACAGCTATGACGCCGTTGGCAATCTGACCAAGCAAGACCCCGGCACGACCCCGGCCGGCGTACGCGAGTATGGCTACGACAGCATGGACCGGCTGACGCTGAACAACATCGGCACCAGCACCAGCTATGGCTACCAGTACGACCTGAACGGCAATCGCACCGAACGCCGGCTGGGCACCGCCGTCACCCAGCTCAACCACGACCCCAACAGCAACCGGGTGCTGTCGCAGAGTGGCGCCACCACCGCCAACTACAGCTACGATGCCGCCGGCAACATGGTGAACAGCGGCGCCAACGTCTACAACAACGCCGGCCGCCTCACCAAGACCAAGGTCGGCACCATCTGGTGGCAATACAGCTACAACGCCCTCGGCCAGCGGGTGAAGAAGAGCGATGGGGTCAACGACACCACGCTGTTCACCTACGACGAAGCCGGCCAGACCGTCGGTGAATACGACGCCACCGGCCAACGCCGTACTGAAACCGTGTGGCTGGACAACATCCCGGTCGCCGTTATCCAGGGCGCTGGTGCCAGCCCCAAGCTGTACTACGTGTGGGCGGATCACCTGAACACCCCGCGCCAGCTGACTGACCCGAGTGCCAACAACAAGCTGGTGTGGGAATGGACCTTCGGTGAAGCGTTCGGCAACTGGAACGTGAACGAAGACCCGGATGCCGACACCATCAAGGTGACCTACAACCTGCGCTTCCCGGGCCAGTATTTCGACAAGGAGATCGGGCGGCACTACAACTACTTCCGGGACTATGATCCGCGCATTGGGCGGTATATCCAGAGCGATCCGATTGGGCTCCAGGGTGGGATTAATACTTATGGGTATGTGGGGGGACGGCCACTTCGGTACGTTGATCCGACTGGACAAGCCGCAGCGCTTGCGGGACCTGCTGCGGCTACGGGTGCAACTGTGATATGCCTATTCACCCCGGGTTGCAAAAAGCTTCTCGAAGATACGATAAGAACCACAGTAAAATTATGCTCGGAAGGTGTCGATAAACTTCGAAATGTAGTTTTTAATAATTCAGGTGAAGATAGCACTCCTGTGGCGCCTGTTCCTGATGCAACCGGTGGCGAACGAGTTGGTAAAGGTCCAAGGATTTGGAACAAGCCATCAGACGACCCTGTTGGCGAAGCGAATCGGGATTTTGATAACAAATTCCCAAATGGCGAGAATGTAGATAACAAGGGTAGTGGCGTTCGCGTAGGTACTTTACCAGATGGTAAACGGGTTATTGTCCGGCCCGGGAGTTCAGACCGCTCCGGCAACGTGCCTACGATAGAAATCCAGAATTCTAGTGGAAGTAAAGCCTTGGATAAAATTCGTTACCCGCAACTCTAA
- a CDS encoding DUF6531 domain-containing protein, giving the protein MRSNFLVFSFVWCLISAGFLAALPAKATEGTWDLPIRIPGRYVHLTYQKGPYFGATVEKLCDKFGGYVRYGTCNKGLTSSEGFYFNSFSYEQNTCDGFYEISWNNVSNLYDIRKARCGFCPDGTVLDNTTAECVAPLPDQTKSCDASSGGSGPSLFTSAGAALEISAQCGNPIFFNAGRKVQRESDYSAAGNSLLDFSRSYDSQSSLVGANAGALGERWQHNHDFRLVSVSAQKLYVRRPGGVLIHFAPKAGSSTEWSADADIQDKLEKLANGWQYTTANDVVETYDNNGRLIKRTFLGGRALTYTYDGNGRLQTVADDTNRTLTFAYNPSGQLATLSLPGGGTIGYEYNAGALSAVTYPDASKRQYRYVSRTVGGTTLTTLLSELVDEVNTTFAKWEYTTDGLASSSEHAGGLDRYTVAYTRDAATQRLTTAVVTNPLGAVSSYTLSSVLGVNRPTVVNRQFDSKSRSQTFDANGNLVDVKDWDGIASQYSYDLTRNLPTGVTVALGTPQVRTVTTTWHPTFRLPVTITEPGRVTTFTYDNTKGLLTQKQVTADGVSRSESWSYFPNGLLQTATDARGKVTNYTYDAQGNLATVTDPVGLVTQFTSYDPHGNVLTQIAPNGVTTTFTYDLRQRLKTRTTGGELTQFAYKPTGLLEKVAFPDQSWLQYRYDPAHRLIGIDHSNGSRVDYTLDNAGNTKREDRYDPAGVLAAAQQAATQAQSVTTAPKAQ; this is encoded by the coding sequence ATGCGTTCTAATTTCTTAGTTTTTTCTTTTGTTTGGTGCTTAATCTCTGCTGGATTTCTTGCCGCATTACCAGCCAAAGCGACAGAGGGGACTTGGGATCTGCCAATAAGAATACCAGGCCGCTATGTCCATCTTACGTATCAAAAAGGCCCATACTTTGGAGCAACTGTCGAGAAGCTCTGTGACAAATTCGGCGGCTACGTGCGTTATGGAACCTGCAATAAAGGTCTTACTTCAAGTGAGGGGTTTTATTTTAATTCTTTTTCGTACGAGCAAAATACATGTGACGGGTTCTACGAGATATCGTGGAATAACGTTTCAAATTTATATGATATTAGAAAGGCTCGATGCGGTTTCTGCCCAGATGGGACTGTACTTGACAACACAACGGCAGAGTGTGTAGCCCCCCTCCCGGATCAAACCAAGTCGTGTGACGCAAGTTCTGGTGGCAGTGGACCAAGCCTCTTTACTTCCGCAGGTGCCGCGCTCGAAATCAGCGCGCAATGCGGCAACCCCATCTTCTTCAATGCCGGCCGCAAGGTGCAGCGCGAATCGGATTACAGCGCAGCGGGCAACAGCCTGCTCGATTTCAGCCGTAGCTACGACAGCCAGTCGTCGTTGGTCGGCGCCAATGCCGGCGCGCTGGGCGAGCGCTGGCAGCACAATCATGACTTCCGTCTGGTTTCCGTCTCTGCGCAGAAACTCTATGTGCGCCGCCCTGGCGGGGTGCTGATCCACTTTGCACCCAAAGCGGGCAGCAGTACCGAATGGAGCGCCGATGCCGATATCCAGGACAAACTGGAAAAACTGGCCAATGGCTGGCAATACACCACTGCGAATGATGTGGTCGAGACCTATGACAATAACGGCCGCCTCATTAAGCGGACCTTCCTCGGCGGGCGGGCACTGACCTATACCTACGACGGCAATGGTCGGTTGCAGACCGTCGCGGATGACACCAATCGCACCCTGACCTTTGCTTACAATCCGTCTGGCCAGTTAGCGACGCTGTCGCTGCCGGGTGGCGGCACCATCGGCTACGAATACAACGCCGGCGCACTGAGTGCCGTGACCTATCCGGATGCCAGCAAACGGCAGTATCGCTATGTGTCGCGCACGGTCGGCGGCACCACCCTGACTACGTTGCTGTCCGAGCTGGTCGACGAAGTGAATACCACGTTCGCCAAGTGGGAGTACACCACGGATGGCCTTGCGTCTTCGAGCGAGCATGCTGGCGGGCTAGATCGCTATACCGTGGCCTATACCCGCGATGCGGCCACACAGCGACTGACTACTGCCGTGGTGACCAACCCCTTGGGCGCCGTATCGAGCTATACGCTGAGTAGTGTGCTCGGCGTCAATCGCCCCACAGTGGTGAACCGGCAGTTCGACAGCAAGAGCCGCAGCCAGACCTTCGATGCCAACGGCAATCTGGTCGACGTCAAGGATTGGGACGGTATTGCCTCGCAGTACAGCTACGACCTGACCCGTAATCTGCCAACTGGCGTCACAGTCGCATTGGGCACGCCGCAAGTCCGCACCGTCACCACCACTTGGCACCCCACCTTCCGCCTGCCCGTCACCATCACCGAACCGGGCCGGGTCACCACCTTCACCTACGACAACACCAAGGGTCTGCTCACCCAGAAGCAGGTTACCGCCGACGGCGTCAGCCGCAGCGAATCGTGGAGCTACTTCCCCAACGGCCTGCTGCAGACCGCCACCGATGCCCGCGGCAAGGTGACCAATTATACCTACGACGCCCAGGGCAACCTGGCCACGGTGACCGATCCCGTCGGTCTGGTCACCCAGTTCACCAGCTACGACCCGCACGGCAATGTGCTCACCCAGATCGCCCCCAATGGCGTGACCACCACCTTTACCTACGACCTGCGGCAACGGCTCAAGACCCGTACCACCGGCGGTGAACTGACCCAGTTCGCCTACAAGCCGACGGGCTTGCTGGAGAAGGTGGCCTTCCCGGATCAGAGCTGGCTGCAGTACCGCTACGACCCGGCCCATCGCCTGATCGGCATCGATCACAGCAATGGCAGCCGCGTCGATTACACGCTGGATAACGCCGGCAATACCAAGCGCGAAGACCGTTACGACCCGGCCGGCGTGTTGGCCGCGGCGCAGCAGGCGGCCACCCAGGCGCAGAGCGTCACCACCGCGCCGAAAGCGCAGTAA
- a CDS encoding RHS repeat protein gives MRNYAFQLVNNRWQLTSKSQPGGAGCDPASSALGYDANGNIKTRTDFNGATTSYVYDLSRNLETSRTEAVGTPQARTISTTWHPTFRLPATITEPGRVTTFTYDNTKGLLTQKQVTADGVSRIESWSYFPNGLLQTATDARGKVTHYTYDAQGNLATVTDPVGLVTRFTSYDPHGNVLTQVAPNGVTTTFTYDLRQRLKSRTTGGELTQFAYKPTGLLEKVTFPDQSWLQYRYDPAHRLIGIDHSNGSRIDYTLDNAGNTKREDRYDPAGVLAAAQQTATQAQSVASAPKAQ, from the coding sequence GTGAGGAACTACGCGTTCCAGCTGGTTAACAATCGGTGGCAGCTGACGTCCAAAAGCCAACCTGGGGGCGCTGGTTGCGATCCAGCCAGCTCAGCGCTGGGTTACGACGCCAATGGCAACATCAAGACCCGCACCGACTTCAATGGCGCGACCACCAGCTACGTCTACGACCTGAGCCGCAACCTCGAAACCAGTCGCACCGAGGCCGTCGGCACGCCGCAGGCCCGCACCATCAGCACCACCTGGCATCCCACCTTCCGCTTGCCGGCCACCATCACCGAACCGGGCCGAGTCACCACCTTCACCTACGACAACACCAAGGGCCTGCTCACCCAGAAGCAGGTCACCGCCGACGGCGTCAGCCGCATCGAATCGTGGAGCTACTTCCCCAACGGCCTGCTGCAGACCGCCACCGATGCCCGCGGCAAGGTGACCCACTATACCTACGACGCCCAGGGCAACCTGGCCACGGTGACTGATCCGGTCGGCTTGGTGACCCGCTTCACCAGCTACGACCCACACGGCAATGTGCTGACCCAGGTCGCACCGAATGGCGTGACCACCACCTTTACCTATGACCTGCGCCAGCGGCTCAAGAGCCGCACCACCGGCGGTGAACTGACCCAGTTCGCCTACAAGCCGACGGGCCTCTTGGAGAAGGTGACCTTCCCGGATCAGAGCTGGCTGCAGTACCGCTATGACCCGGCCCATCGCTTGATCGGCATCGATCACAGCAATGGCAGCCGGATCGACTACACCCTGGACAACGCCGGCAATACCAAGCGCGAAGACCGTTACGACCCGGCCGGCGTGTTGGCCGCGGCGCAGCAGACGGCCACCCAGGCGCAGAGCGTTGCCAGCGCGCCGAAAGCGCAGTGA
- a CDS encoding IS3 family transposase, with product MPPARFLRSQLLSLAQQVRWHERLRRQAAQGTRGRECSAQAHAGQFDARKRGHQGSTAKKVVTAPTRRELVRFLAGRGLSERWALRIARMSPSALRYRPKPDRNGMLRQRIVELAQRHRRYGAGMIYLKLRQSGWAVNHKRVERLYALAGLQVRRRKRKKVPPSERQPLIRPQVANAVWSMDFVFDRTAEGRVIKCLTVVDDATHEAIAVIPERAISGEILTRQLDRLAVSRGLPQVIRTDNGKEFCGRAMLHWAYRRGITLRQIEPGKPNQNAYIESFNGRLRDECLNEHWFTSLAHARVVIEAWRREYNEERPKKALGGLTPSAYARQLARKKPVISGAGL from the coding sequence GTGCCGCCGGCACGGTTTCTCCGAAGCCAGTTACTATCTCTGGCGCAGCAAGTTCGGTGGCATGAGCGTCTCCGACGCCAAGCGGCTCAAGGAACTCGAGGCCGAGAATGCTCGGCTCAAGCGCATGCTGGCCAATTCGATGCTCGAAAACGAGGTCATCAAGGAAGCACTGCAAAAAAAGTGGTGACCGCACCAACGCGACGCGAGCTGGTGCGGTTCCTCGCCGGACGGGGTCTGAGTGAGCGCTGGGCGTTGCGCATCGCCCGAATGAGTCCGAGCGCCTTGCGCTACCGGCCCAAGCCGGATCGGAACGGCATGTTACGGCAGCGGATCGTCGAACTGGCGCAGCGCCATCGTCGCTACGGTGCAGGGATGATCTATCTGAAGCTGCGCCAGAGCGGCTGGGCAGTGAACCACAAGCGGGTAGAACGGCTATATGCACTGGCCGGGCTGCAAGTGCGGCGACGCAAGCGCAAGAAGGTGCCGCCATCGGAGCGGCAGCCGCTGATCCGGCCGCAGGTCGCCAATGCGGTCTGGTCGATGGACTTCGTGTTTGATCGCACGGCCGAAGGACGAGTGATCAAATGCCTGACCGTTGTCGACGATGCCACGCATGAAGCCATTGCGGTGATCCCGGAGCGAGCCATCAGTGGCGAAATTCTGACGCGGCAACTGGATCGATTAGCGGTCTCACGCGGCTTGCCGCAGGTGATTCGCACTGACAACGGCAAGGAGTTCTGCGGTCGAGCGATGCTGCACTGGGCGTACCGGCGCGGCATCACGCTGCGGCAGATTGAACCGGGCAAACCGAACCAGAACGCTTACATCGAATCATTCAATGGCCGGCTGCGGGACGAATGTCTGAACGAGCACTGGTTCACCAGCTTGGCGCATGCGCGGGTGGTGATCGAAGCCTGGCGACGGGAATACAACGAGGAGCGGCCGAAGAAGGCGTTGGGCGGGCTGACGCCATCGGCCTATGCCCGGCAGCTAGCGAGGAAGAAACCGGTAATATCGGGGGCCGGACTCTAA